The Shewanella japonica genome has a window encoding:
- a CDS encoding MarR family winged helix-turn-helix transcriptional regulator yields the protein MPNTELLNQTITEFYDKMSSWEQSVVKETGYSLAQTHTIEVLGNFGALRMNALAQKLGITTGTLTVQVDKLVKLGLMVRCADPKDGRATLLNLTEEGLAIHRQHHQLHVELMQDLTLEMSPSEAETLISAMQKMNKLF from the coding sequence ATGCCAAATACTGAACTGCTAAATCAAACCATTACTGAATTTTATGACAAGATGTCCTCTTGGGAGCAATCGGTTGTAAAAGAGACTGGCTACAGTTTAGCTCAGACTCACACTATAGAAGTGTTGGGAAACTTTGGCGCGTTAAGAATGAATGCATTAGCGCAAAAACTGGGGATCACCACAGGTACGTTAACTGTACAAGTCGATAAATTAGTGAAGCTTGGGCTGATGGTACGTTGTGCTGATCCTAAAGATGGTCGAGCCACATTATTGAACTTAACCGAGGAGGGCCTGGCAATTCATCGCCAGCACCATCAGCTACATGTCGAGTTAATGCAAGATTTAACCTTAGAGATGTCTCCGTCAGAGGCTGAAACCTTGATATCTGCTATGCAAAAAATGAATAAATTATTTTAA
- a CDS encoding class I SAM-dependent methyltransferase, which yields MFFNQQYPSLVDISERWGLEWDKAALFELRFEHNTLSLHKRDEPKLDGISVDFVSGAVAHRRKFGGGRGQTIAKAVGLKQGISPTVVDGTAGLGRDAFVLASLGCKVIMVERHPVVAALLEDGLRRAYEDAEIGEWMQQRMSLFHGSSIEALADAAAASGEEIDVVYLDPMYPHREKSALVKKEMRLFQTLVGADLDADALLTPAQALATKRVVVKRPDYAEDLDGVKPSMVLAQKKNRFDVYVKAAMKAG from the coding sequence ATGTTTTTTAATCAGCAATATCCGTCACTGGTCGATATTAGTGAACGTTGGGGATTGGAATGGGATAAAGCCGCGTTATTTGAACTGCGCTTTGAACACAACACCTTAAGTTTGCATAAACGTGATGAGCCAAAGCTAGATGGTATTAGTGTTGATTTTGTTTCTGGTGCCGTCGCACATCGTCGTAAATTTGGTGGTGGCCGTGGGCAAACGATTGCTAAAGCTGTGGGCTTAAAGCAAGGGATTAGTCCCACAGTGGTCGATGGTACGGCGGGCTTAGGTCGTGATGCATTTGTATTAGCCAGTTTGGGCTGTAAAGTGATTATGGTAGAGCGTCACCCCGTAGTGGCTGCGTTACTTGAAGATGGTTTACGCCGAGCGTATGAAGATGCTGAAATTGGTGAATGGATGCAACAACGAATGAGCTTATTTCATGGGTCAAGTATTGAAGCTCTGGCCGATGCCGCGGCGGCATCGGGTGAAGAAATTGATGTGGTTTACCTTGACCCTATGTACCCTCATCGTGAAAAATCGGCATTGGTTAAAAAAGAGATGCGTCTGTTTCAAACCCTTGTTGGCGCAGACTTAGATGCTGATGCTCTATTAACACCTGCGCAAGCGTTGGCGACAAAAAGAGTTGTGGTTAAACGCCCTGATTATGCGGAAGACCTTGATGGAGTAAAACCCAGTATGGTGCTCGCGCAGAAGAAAAATCGCTTTGATGTTTACGTCAAAGCGGCGATGAAGGCAGGGTAA
- a CDS encoding 23S rRNA (adenine(2030)-N(6))-methyltransferase RlmJ, translated as MLSYRHGYHAGNYADVLKHTMLLQVLKLMHKKHKPMAYIDSHAGAGGYALTDEFSKKTGEYLDGVDKLWGKDDLPEPLQQCVDDVKHFNQGEEELAFYPGSPAFVDMNMREKDRMVLHELHGTDFASLDEQFANDRHIRVVKGDGLKGLIAAVPPLERRGVALIDPSYEIKTDYQDVANAIIKAHKRFATGVYMLWYPVVDRAQTEAMLKILADSGIKNQLRIEQSITPDSDAFGMTAAGLWIINPPWQLDIAAKETLDYLERCLGQSGGKTVVKLEVPE; from the coding sequence ATGTTAAGTTACCGTCACGGTTACCATGCTGGCAATTATGCTGATGTACTAAAGCACACTATGTTGCTGCAAGTACTTAAACTTATGCACAAAAAACATAAGCCTATGGCTTACATTGATAGCCATGCGGGTGCTGGCGGCTATGCTCTTACCGATGAGTTTTCAAAAAAAACGGGCGAGTATTTAGACGGTGTCGACAAACTGTGGGGCAAAGACGACTTACCTGAGCCTTTGCAGCAATGTGTTGATGATGTAAAACATTTTAATCAAGGTGAAGAAGAACTGGCTTTTTACCCAGGCTCACCAGCATTTGTTGACATGAATATGCGCGAAAAAGACCGCATGGTATTACATGAGCTACACGGTACTGACTTCGCTTCCCTTGATGAACAATTTGCCAATGACCGCCATATACGAGTTGTAAAAGGTGATGGTCTTAAAGGCTTAATAGCGGCTGTACCGCCACTTGAACGTCGTGGTGTTGCGCTAATTGATCCAAGTTATGAAATCAAAACAGACTATCAAGATGTCGCCAATGCAATCATTAAGGCTCACAAACGTTTTGCCACTGGGGTTTACATGCTTTGGTATCCTGTTGTGGATAGAGCGCAAACAGAGGCCATGTTGAAAATATTGGCAGATAGTGGCATTAAAAATCAATTGCGAATTGAGCAATCCATTACCCCTGACAGCGATGCTTTTGGTATGACTGCTGCAGGATTATGGATTATTAATCCGCCTTGGCAGTTAGATATTGCAGCAAAAGAAACCTTGGATTACTTAGAGCGATGCTTAGGGCAAAGCGGCGGTAAGACTGTGGTTAAGCTAGAAGTACCAGAATAG
- a CDS encoding HAD-IIB family hydrolase, whose protein sequence is MTTQPLIFTDMDGTLLDHYDYSFSSAIGVIEALVEKQIPIIPNTSKTFAEMEKIQQTIGFNSPFISENGAVVYIPIGYFEQQPEDTVTEGYYWVKAFCETRQHWLSLLDNQASEFAEDFIGFSSLSADELCELTDLSAEKAELALVRHYSEPLLWTADEERKQRFIDHMQKLGANMLQGGRFLHVGGHTDKGCAMNWLAQVYANAYQVGVNTIALGDSGNDSAMLEAADIAIQIKSPTHTFPTIQTSNKTMQSRHYGPKGWAECLQALLLDSPTPSLFTAEEA, encoded by the coding sequence ATGACGACTCAACCGCTTATTTTTACCGATATGGATGGCACTTTACTCGACCACTATGACTATAGTTTTTCGAGTGCAATTGGCGTGATAGAGGCGTTGGTTGAAAAACAAATTCCTATTATTCCCAATACCAGTAAAACCTTTGCTGAAATGGAAAAAATTCAACAAACCATTGGTTTTAATTCTCCATTTATTTCTGAAAATGGCGCCGTGGTATATATCCCAATTGGCTACTTTGAACAACAACCTGAAGATACTGTGACCGAGGGGTATTACTGGGTTAAAGCCTTTTGTGAAACAAGGCAACATTGGCTCAGTCTATTAGATAATCAAGCAAGTGAATTTGCAGAAGACTTCATTGGCTTTTCATCACTCAGTGCTGATGAGCTATGTGAACTCACCGACTTATCCGCAGAGAAAGCAGAACTTGCCTTAGTAAGGCATTACTCAGAGCCGCTATTGTGGACGGCTGATGAAGAGCGCAAGCAACGCTTTATTGACCATATGCAGAAGCTTGGTGCCAATATGTTGCAAGGTGGTCGATTTTTGCATGTGGGCGGCCATACCGACAAAGGGTGTGCAATGAACTGGCTGGCACAGGTTTATGCTAACGCATATCAGGTAGGGGTTAACACAATAGCATTGGGCGATAGCGGAAATGATAGTGCCATGCTTGAAGCCGCCGATATTGCGATTCAAATTAAGTCGCCAACCCATACTTTTCCAACAATTCAAACCAGCAATAAAACCATGCAAAGCCGCCACTACGGTCCCAAGGGCTGGGCTGAATGCTTGCAAGCGTTATTACTTGATTCTCCCACCCCAAGTTTATTTACAGCTGAGGAGGCATAA
- a CDS encoding TMEM165/GDT1 family protein produces the protein MSVLAISITTVALAEIGDKTQLLSLLLASRYRKPIPIIAAIFLATIANHALAAYLGVIIADIITPTMLKWVLFASFIAMAGWILVPDKLDDDEKVSNRGPFVASFIAFFIAEIGDKTQIATSILGAQYADALLMVVLGTTIGMLLANVPVVIIGKLSADKLPLKLIRQITAGLFVILAVSAIVIT, from the coding sequence TTGAGCGTACTTGCCATATCAATTACCACAGTCGCATTAGCCGAAATTGGTGATAAGACTCAGCTATTATCATTACTGCTTGCCAGTCGGTACCGTAAACCTATCCCTATAATTGCAGCGATATTTTTAGCCACTATTGCAAATCATGCCTTGGCTGCCTATTTAGGTGTCATCATTGCCGATATCATCACTCCAACAATGCTTAAATGGGTTCTTTTTGCCAGTTTTATTGCTATGGCTGGATGGATTTTAGTACCAGATAAGCTCGATGATGATGAGAAAGTGTCAAATAGAGGGCCATTCGTAGCCAGCTTTATCGCTTTTTTTATTGCTGAAATAGGTGATAAAACACAAATAGCGACATCAATATTAGGCGCTCAATATGCCGATGCATTATTGATGGTGGTGCTAGGCACTACCATAGGTATGTTACTTGCCAATGTGCCAGTGGTGATCATTGGTAAACTGTCAGCAGACAAGTTGCCGCTAAAACTGATACGCCAAATCACCGCTGGGTTATTTGTCATACTCGCTGTGTCGGCAATCGTTATTACATAA
- a CDS encoding M28 family peptidase → MKKTLQLTPMAAALSGLISLFSLGASATPAPSQEDLRLYDIAEAPQASRLHNDVAKLVSFGTRHTLSETESDTRGIGAARRWIKSEFERISADCGGCLEVVMVGETVSGKRIPEPTEVVNVFAIQRGKTDPNRVVMMSGDIDSRVTDPMNATSDSPGANDNASGVAGALEAARVLSKYQFNGTIVYAALSGEEQGLYGGDVLINYANKHDWQIQAVLNNDMIGNIAGINGVINNSTVRVFSEGVRIAETKEEAKERYFSGGENDSASRNLARNIKALVDQYMTNLDVMLVYRLDRFGRGGHHLPFNKAGLPAVRVMETNEHYDRQHQDLRTENGTEYGDVIEGVDFDFNAKLTGLNAISLASMAWAPAPPTKVSIKGQVSANTTLSWASADDDTIAGYRVYWRLTTEPEWTHSRYVGDVNEFLLKNMVIDNYLYGVAAVGKNGNSSPVVFPGAAGAYFD, encoded by the coding sequence ATGAAAAAAACATTACAATTAACCCCTATGGCCGCTGCATTGTCTGGGCTCATATCATTATTCAGTTTAGGCGCGAGCGCTACGCCAGCGCCTTCGCAAGAAGACTTACGTTTATATGATATTGCTGAGGCGCCGCAGGCAAGCAGATTGCATAACGATGTCGCTAAGCTAGTCAGCTTCGGTACTCGACATACTTTATCTGAAACCGAATCTGATACTCGTGGGATTGGTGCTGCAAGGCGTTGGATTAAATCTGAGTTTGAGCGAATTTCTGCAGACTGTGGCGGTTGTCTTGAAGTCGTTATGGTAGGGGAAACCGTATCTGGAAAACGGATTCCCGAACCGACCGAAGTGGTCAATGTATTTGCCATTCAACGTGGTAAAACTGACCCTAATCGAGTCGTCATGATGAGTGGCGATATTGATTCGAGGGTAACCGATCCGATGAACGCTACCTCAGATTCTCCAGGGGCAAATGATAATGCTTCAGGCGTTGCTGGTGCACTAGAAGCGGCTCGAGTGTTATCAAAGTATCAGTTTAACGGCACCATTGTTTATGCAGCACTGTCTGGTGAAGAGCAAGGTCTATATGGCGGTGATGTGTTAATCAATTATGCCAATAAGCATGACTGGCAAATTCAGGCTGTTTTGAATAACGACATGATTGGTAATATTGCTGGTATTAACGGGGTGATAAACAATTCAACGGTAAGGGTTTTTTCGGAAGGCGTCAGAATTGCTGAAACGAAAGAAGAAGCCAAAGAGCGTTATTTTAGCGGCGGAGAGAATGATTCCGCGTCGCGCAATTTAGCTCGAAATATTAAAGCCTTGGTTGATCAATACATGACAAATTTAGATGTTATGTTGGTATACCGTCTTGACCGCTTTGGTCGCGGTGGGCACCATTTACCGTTTAATAAAGCAGGCTTACCCGCTGTACGTGTAATGGAAACTAACGAACATTATGATCGCCAACATCAAGATTTACGCACCGAAAATGGCACTGAATACGGTGATGTGATTGAAGGTGTCGACTTTGATTTTAATGCCAAACTGACCGGGTTGAATGCCATTAGTCTAGCCTCTATGGCATGGGCGCCAGCGCCGCCAACAAAGGTGAGTATTAAGGGGCAAGTCTCGGCGAATACGACCCTAAGCTGGGCAAGTGCGGATGATGATACCATTGCGGGATACCGTGTTTATTGGCGCCTTACCACAGAGCCTGAATGGACTCATAGTCGCTATGTGGGAGACGTGAATGAATTTTTGTTAAAAAACATGGTCATAGATAACTACCTATACGGTGTTGCAGCTGTGGGTAAAAATGGTAATAGCAGTCCAGTCGTGTTTCCGGGGGCTGCAGGTGCCTATTTTGATTAG
- the dmeF gene encoding CDF family Co(II)/Ni(II) efflux transporter DmeF codes for MRFTTEHQHDFCAQQSSGEKRTLYVLILTVTAMVVEIIAGTVYGSMALLADGWHMGTHAAAFCITLFAYRYARKHANSDKFSFGAGKVSVLGGYTSAIVLGVVALLMMVESINRLFNPHEIHFNEAIMVAFIGLAVNVASIFLLGDHHHHDHSHGHSHGHSHAHDHTPHSDSHEHHHEQHAHGHHHASGEKHHDHNLRAAYMHVLADALTSVLAIVALVFGKFYGWHWLDAVMGMVGAIVITKWTLGLMKQTSPVLLDESIDAEYKQQIEQALAPYADVKDMHVWKVSGHHYSAAITLVAKQATYSLHEYKTLLNQFDKIHHLTLEVHPMR; via the coding sequence GTGCGATTTACTACAGAACATCAACATGACTTTTGTGCCCAACAAAGTTCCGGTGAAAAGAGAACCCTCTACGTATTGATATTGACTGTGACGGCGATGGTGGTTGAGATCATTGCTGGCACAGTATACGGCTCTATGGCTTTGTTAGCTGACGGTTGGCATATGGGCACCCATGCCGCCGCTTTTTGCATTACATTGTTTGCTTACCGTTATGCTAGGAAACATGCCAATTCTGATAAGTTTTCATTTGGGGCTGGTAAGGTGAGTGTTTTAGGCGGGTACACCAGTGCGATTGTACTTGGTGTGGTGGCACTATTAATGATGGTGGAATCAATTAATCGTTTATTTAACCCACATGAGATTCATTTTAATGAAGCTATTATGGTGGCTTTTATTGGTTTAGCGGTTAATGTGGCAAGTATCTTTTTGTTAGGTGATCATCACCATCATGATCATTCGCACGGCCATTCGCACGGTCATTCTCATGCCCATGACCACACACCACATTCTGATTCCCATGAGCACCATCATGAACAGCATGCACACGGTCATCATCACGCATCAGGTGAAAAACACCATGACCATAATCTACGGGCGGCTTACATGCATGTGTTAGCAGATGCATTAACCTCTGTTTTAGCGATAGTGGCGTTGGTGTTCGGTAAGTTTTATGGGTGGCATTGGCTTGATGCTGTGATGGGGATGGTGGGTGCAATTGTGATTACTAAATGGACGCTAGGATTAATGAAGCAAACCAGTCCTGTGTTATTAGATGAGAGTATTGATGCTGAATATAAACAGCAAATTGAACAGGCATTAGCCCCTTATGCTGATGTCAAAGACATGCATGTTTGGAAGGTCAGTGGTCATCATTATTCGGCGGCGATAACATTAGTTGCTAAACAAGCAACTTATTCTTTGCATGAATATAAGACCTTATTAAATCAGTTTGATAAAATCCATCACCTGACACTTGAAGTACACCCTATGAGATAA
- a CDS encoding tetratricopeptide repeat-containing diguanylate cyclase: MFTTEGLANPTLNQLETDVYAVTPAEAINLLDQFELNNHDFTPEEQAKVYFLYGQIHEKLRQLDLAISSYDKGIALVKYLPISEVLIDSHLERSFAWYLKANDPASYCPDRHQALEYARNYDNAELLAKAMTQTAFCFIEPDNVYKGIDLLDEALLIVDRSDSLNVNRKAMIYNATGSLYRRVGLHQRGYENFQKAYETWKTINDIEDMFNMQHNMVSQAIKLGDWDKAEDNIQQQFELARQATKPNDLLFFSHLNAGRVALRTFDFNQAVLHLEKAISLKDTTKEQYFVTSGYLYLAIAYVRSGNLPRAAEMAQIFRQNKNFPANMKAMFLKADAIIALAAGESNKAANLFLEVIDVEREDNQSIIDNKVLTTSLDHNIKLASFENELLANRLAINELNWAAVADKERISDLKLTLFLVLAIVLFSVILVLLHSRKTLKKRAQTDYLTGLSNRGYTFRKGQRIIERAIKKQRPASVIIFDIDNFKAINDRYGHHIGDLAIKAAAKRASSWLKKQDLVGRIGGEEFLIVLDNTTLDEAFTISDRLRNGIAAQSFHFDGIEVEFTISLGVATLSAGQPSNLSDLTKQADDALYQAKFSGKNKVYLAPQCA, translated from the coding sequence ATGTTCACTACTGAAGGATTAGCAAACCCCACACTTAATCAGTTAGAAACTGATGTTTATGCCGTTACTCCCGCCGAAGCAATTAACTTGCTGGATCAGTTTGAACTGAACAATCATGATTTTACACCTGAAGAGCAGGCCAAAGTGTACTTCCTGTATGGACAAATACACGAAAAGCTACGCCAGCTCGACCTCGCCATCAGTAGTTATGATAAAGGTATTGCTCTAGTAAAATACCTCCCGATCAGTGAGGTGTTAATCGACAGCCATTTAGAGCGTTCATTTGCTTGGTATCTTAAAGCGAATGACCCCGCAAGCTATTGTCCTGATAGACACCAAGCACTCGAATATGCTCGTAACTATGACAATGCAGAATTATTAGCTAAGGCGATGACACAAACTGCTTTTTGCTTTATTGAACCTGACAATGTCTATAAGGGCATAGACTTGTTAGATGAAGCATTGCTGATTGTGGATAGAAGTGACAGTTTGAATGTCAATCGTAAGGCAATGATATATAACGCCACAGGCAGCTTATATCGTCGAGTAGGCTTACACCAACGCGGCTACGAAAACTTTCAAAAAGCGTATGAAACTTGGAAAACCATTAACGATATTGAAGACATGTTCAATATGCAGCACAACATGGTGAGCCAAGCGATTAAGCTAGGTGACTGGGATAAAGCCGAAGACAATATTCAGCAGCAATTTGAACTTGCCCGTCAGGCCACAAAGCCAAATGATCTGTTATTTTTCTCCCATCTTAATGCTGGCAGAGTGGCGCTAAGAACCTTTGATTTTAATCAAGCGGTATTGCATCTCGAAAAAGCCATATCGTTAAAAGACACCACTAAAGAGCAGTATTTTGTCACAAGTGGGTATTTGTATCTGGCGATTGCGTATGTTCGTAGTGGTAACCTACCTCGCGCTGCGGAAATGGCACAGATATTTAGGCAAAATAAAAACTTCCCAGCCAACATGAAAGCCATGTTTTTAAAAGCGGATGCGATTATCGCCCTTGCGGCAGGCGAGTCGAATAAAGCTGCTAACTTGTTTTTGGAAGTTATTGATGTTGAAAGGGAAGATAATCAAAGCATTATCGATAATAAGGTACTGACAACGTCACTTGATCATAATATAAAACTGGCGAGTTTTGAGAATGAGTTATTAGCCAATCGCTTAGCCATTAATGAACTCAACTGGGCCGCAGTTGCTGATAAAGAACGCATTAGCGATCTTAAGCTAACCTTATTTCTGGTCTTGGCCATTGTATTGTTTAGTGTGATTTTAGTGTTACTGCATTCTCGAAAGACGTTGAAAAAACGTGCTCAAACCGATTATCTCACCGGATTATCAAACAGAGGCTATACCTTCCGAAAAGGCCAGCGCATTATAGAAAGAGCCATCAAAAAACAGCGCCCAGCCTCAGTGATAATTTTTGATATTGATAACTTTAAAGCAATTAATGATCGCTATGGGCATCATATTGGTGATTTAGCGATTAAGGCGGCTGCCAAACGTGCAAGCAGTTGGCTCAAAAAACAAGACTTAGTCGGGCGTATTGGTGGAGAGGAGTTTTTGATTGTATTAGACAACACCACGCTGGACGAAGCTTTTACCATCTCAGATAGGTTGAGAAACGGTATTGCGGCTCAATCATTTCACTTTGATGGGATTGAAGTGGAGTTTACGATTAGTTTAGGCGTCGCGACATTGAGTGCTGGTCAGCCATCAAATTTATCCGATCTTACCAAGCAAGCAGATGATGCATTATACCAAGCGAAGTTTTCTGGTAAAAATAAAGTCTACCTTGCTCCCCAATGTGCTTAA